One genomic segment of Streptococcus salivarius includes these proteins:
- the rfbD gene encoding dTDP-4-dehydrorhamnose reductase produces MILVTGANGQLGTELRHLLDERNEEYVAVDVAEMDITDAAKVDEVFAEVKPTLVYHCAAYTAVDSAEDEGKELDYAINVTGTENVAKAAEKHSATLVYISTDYVFDGKKPVGQEWEVDDKPDPQTEYGRTKRMGEELVEKHVSNYYIIRTAWVFGNYGKNFVFTMQNLAKTHKTLTVVNDQHGRPTWTRTLAEFMTYLAENRKEYGYYHLSNDAAEDTTWYDFAVEILKDTDVEVKPVDSSQFPAKAKRPLNSTMSLDKAKATGFVIPTWQDALKEFYKQEVK; encoded by the coding sequence ATGATTCTAGTAACAGGTGCAAATGGCCAACTCGGAACTGAGCTTCGTCATCTTCTTGACGAACGTAACGAAGAGTATGTAGCAGTAGATGTGGCAGAAATGGACATCACTGATGCTGCCAAAGTAGATGAAGTATTTGCAGAAGTAAAACCAACCTTGGTTTATCACTGTGCTGCTTACACAGCTGTTGATTCTGCTGAAGATGAAGGTAAAGAGCTTGACTATGCTATCAACGTGACAGGTACTGAAAATGTTGCTAAGGCTGCTGAAAAACATAGTGCAACATTGGTTTATATTTCAACGGACTACGTTTTTGATGGTAAAAAACCAGTCGGTCAAGAGTGGGAAGTTGATGATAAACCAGATCCACAGACAGAGTATGGCCGTACAAAACGCATGGGTGAAGAGTTAGTCGAAAAACATGTGTCAAACTACTATATTATCCGTACTGCATGGGTCTTCGGTAACTATGGTAAGAACTTTGTCTTCACTATGCAAAACCTTGCTAAGACTCACAAGACACTTACAGTTGTTAATGACCAACACGGTCGTCCAACTTGGACACGTACTTTGGCAGAGTTTATGACTTATTTGGCTGAAAATCGTAAGGAATATGGTTACTATCACTTGTCAAATGATGCAGCAGAAGATACAACTTGGTATGACTTTGCGGTTGAAATCCTCAAAGATACTGATGTTGAAGTGAAACCTGTTGATTCAAGCCAATTCCCAGCTAAAGCTAAACGCCCACTTAACTCAACAATGAGTTTGGATAAGGCTAAGGCTACAGGATT
- a CDS encoding ABC transporter substrate-binding protein: protein MKKLFLGAMALLAAVTLVACGSKKDAYESIKENKKLVVAVSPDYAPFEFKTLVDGKDQVVGSDIKLAQAIADELGVKLEVTTMSFDNVLSSLQAGKADIAISGISVTDERKKTFDFSDPYYETQNAIIVRKDQESTYSSLDAFKGKKVAVQKGTIEEGLAKKQLKDSTVVSLTAMGEAINEVKSGQVDAVDLEKPVAEGYVAQNPDLALASVALKVDDGDAKAVAMAKGNDKLKEAVNKVIKKLKDNGTYDEYIKDASKYTAVE from the coding sequence ATGAAAAAACTTTTCCTTGGAGCCATGGCTCTCCTTGCTGCCGTTACCTTGGTAGCATGTGGGTCAAAAAAAGACGCTTACGAATCTATTAAAGAAAATAAAAAACTTGTCGTGGCTGTCAGTCCAGACTATGCACCATTTGAGTTCAAAACTTTGGTCGACGGTAAAGACCAAGTTGTCGGTTCAGACATCAAGTTGGCACAAGCTATCGCTGATGAACTTGGGGTTAAACTTGAAGTGACAACTATGAGCTTTGACAATGTCCTTTCTAGCCTTCAAGCTGGTAAGGCTGATATTGCCATATCTGGTATCTCAGTGACAGATGAACGTAAGAAAACCTTCGATTTCTCAGATCCTTACTACGAAACACAAAATGCAATCATCGTTCGTAAAGATCAAGAATCTACCTACTCAAGCCTAGATGCTTTCAAGGGTAAAAAAGTTGCCGTTCAAAAAGGTACTATCGAAGAAGGACTTGCTAAGAAACAGTTGAAAGACTCAACAGTCGTATCACTTACAGCAATGGGTGAAGCTATTAACGAAGTTAAGTCTGGCCAAGTTGATGCTGTTGACCTTGAAAAACCAGTAGCAGAAGGTTACGTGGCACAAAATCCAGATTTGGCTTTGGCAAGTGTTGCCCTCAAAGTTGACGATGGTGATGCTAAAGCAGTCGCTATGGCTAAAGGCAATGACAAATTGAAAGAAGCAGTAAACAAGGTTATCAAGAAATTGAAAGACAATGGTACTTACGACGAGTACATCAAGGATGCTTCTAAATACACAGCAGTTGAATAA
- the rpoD gene encoding RNA polymerase sigma factor RpoD encodes MAKKKQNTAFNVQVADFIRNHKKAGTAIDDEVTEKLVIPFVLDADGIDDLLERLTDGGISITDKDGNPSSKYVVEAPKPEELTDEELLGSNSAKVNDPVRMYLKEIGVVPLLSNEEEKELAIAVENGDLEAKQRLAEANLRLVVSIAKRYVGRGMQFLDLIQEGNMGLMKAVDKFDYSKGFKFSTYATWWIRQAITRAIADQARTIRIPVHMVETINKLVREQRNLLQELGQDPTPEQIAERMDMTPDKVREILKIAQEPVSLETPIGEEDDSHLGDFIEDEVIENPVDYTTRVVLREQLDEVLDTLTDREENVLRLRFGLDDGKMRTLEDVGKVFNVTRERIRQIEAKALRKLRHPSRSKQLKDFIED; translated from the coding sequence ATGGCAAAGAAAAAACAAAATACAGCATTTAACGTTCAAGTCGCTGATTTCATTCGTAACCACAAAAAAGCTGGTACAGCAATTGATGATGAAGTCACAGAAAAACTAGTTATCCCATTTGTTCTGGATGCTGATGGGATTGATGACCTTTTGGAACGTTTGACAGACGGTGGTATCTCTATCACTGATAAGGACGGAAATCCTTCATCTAAATATGTTGTTGAAGCCCCAAAACCAGAAGAGTTGACAGACGAGGAGCTTCTTGGTTCAAACTCAGCTAAGGTCAATGACCCTGTTCGTATGTACCTCAAAGAGATTGGGGTAGTGCCTCTCTTGAGTAACGAAGAAGAAAAAGAGTTGGCTATCGCTGTTGAAAATGGTGACTTGGAAGCTAAACAACGTTTGGCAGAAGCTAACCTTCGTTTGGTAGTGTCAATCGCAAAACGTTATGTGGGACGTGGTATGCAGTTCTTGGACTTGATTCAAGAAGGTAACATGGGGCTTATGAAAGCCGTTGATAAATTTGACTACTCTAAAGGGTTCAAATTCTCAACTTATGCGACATGGTGGATCCGTCAAGCAATTACTCGTGCCATCGCAGACCAAGCACGTACCATCCGTATCCCAGTTCACATGGTTGAAACTATTAATAAATTGGTGCGTGAGCAACGTAACCTCTTGCAAGAGTTGGGACAAGACCCAACACCTGAGCAAATCGCTGAACGTATGGATATGACTCCAGATAAGGTTCGTGAAATCCTTAAGATTGCTCAAGAGCCAGTTTCTCTTGAAACACCTATCGGTGAAGAAGATGATAGCCATTTAGGTGACTTTATCGAGGATGAAGTTATTGAAAATCCAGTAGATTACACAACTCGTGTGGTTCTTCGTGAACAATTGGATGAAGTGCTTGATACTCTTACAGACCGTGAAGAGAATGTTCTTCGTCTCCGTTTCGGTCTTGACGATGGGAAGATGCGTACTTTGGAAGATGTTGGTAAAGTCTTCAACGTCACTCGCGAACGTATTCGTCAGATTGAAGCTAAAGCCCTTCGTAAATTGCGCCACCCAAGCCGTAGTAAACAACTTAAAGACTTTATTGAAGACTAA
- the rpsU gene encoding 30S ribosomal protein S21 → MSKTVVRKNESLDDALRRFKRSVTKAGTLQEARKREHYEKPSVKRKRKSEAARKRKKF, encoded by the coding sequence ATGTCAAAAACAGTAGTACGTAAAAACGAATCACTTGACGACGCTCTTCGTCGTTTCAAACGTTCTGTGACTAAAGCTGGTACTCTTCAAGAGGCTCGTAAACGTGAACATTACGAAAAACCTTCTGTAAAACGTAAACGTAAATCAGAGGCAGCTCGCAAACGTAAAAAATTCTAA
- the dnaG gene encoding DNA primase, giving the protein MVIDKVLIEDIKSSTNIVDVIGEVVSLNRAGRNYLGLCPFHKEKTPSFNVIEDRQFYHCFGCGKSGDVFKFLEEYRQISFQESVKVLADRLGIAVTIDAPRQAQQQNSPNQAFYDLHEDALKFYHAVLMTTKIGEAARAYLYERGMTDDLLKTFQIGLAPDEPDYLYQSVSKKYDEEVLTESGLFNLSESNRLFDTFKNRIMFPLKNEFGKTIGFSGRVWNKDDIEKGQAKYKNTRATRIFNKSYELYHLDQAKPVIQKTHEVYLMEGFMDVIAAYRAGHVNAVASMGTALTPEHVNRLRKLTKKIVLTYDGDKAGQNAIAKSLELLSDFQVDIVKIPDNMDPDEYLQKTSEEALGKLLVESRISDVEFWIGQLKPANVDNLQAEIAYVEQIAKIIAKSPSVTAQNSYISKVADLLPDFDFFQVEQAVNNERLTMRNQQTAQLSAASNSAYESSASGLRGTVKLPSTPKITGLRRAENQLFHRMLNHPMILNDYRMREEFFFQTPELEELYHILKQDGQIDTVALSLLSQEMQTAYYQVLEEILPPETSLEEVQAIEERRNHFLREQDFRKQSKQIRESSNHGDVDAAVEALQMLIAQKRDME; this is encoded by the coding sequence ATGGTAATTGATAAAGTTTTAATAGAAGATATTAAGAGCAGTACCAATATCGTCGACGTGATTGGTGAAGTTGTCAGTCTTAATCGCGCAGGTCGAAATTACCTCGGTCTCTGCCCTTTCCATAAGGAGAAAACCCCCTCATTTAATGTTATCGAGGATAGGCAGTTTTATCATTGTTTTGGTTGTGGAAAGTCTGGGGATGTCTTTAAATTTTTAGAGGAATACCGTCAGATTTCTTTCCAAGAAAGTGTCAAGGTTCTGGCAGACCGCTTAGGTATTGCGGTTACGATAGATGCACCAAGACAGGCTCAGCAGCAGAATTCTCCTAATCAAGCCTTCTATGATCTTCATGAGGATGCGCTTAAGTTTTATCACGCAGTTCTGATGACGACTAAGATAGGAGAAGCAGCGCGTGCCTACCTCTATGAGCGTGGTATGACTGACGATTTACTTAAGACCTTCCAGATTGGTCTAGCCCCTGACGAACCAGATTATCTCTATCAGTCTGTATCAAAAAAATATGACGAAGAGGTACTGACAGAATCAGGTCTTTTTAATCTTTCTGAAAGTAATCGTCTTTTCGATACTTTTAAAAATCGAATCATGTTTCCGCTTAAGAATGAGTTTGGAAAGACTATCGGTTTTTCAGGACGTGTTTGGAACAAGGACGATATTGAAAAAGGACAAGCCAAGTACAAAAATACGAGGGCTACCCGCATTTTCAATAAGTCTTACGAACTCTACCACCTCGATCAGGCTAAGCCGGTGATTCAGAAGACCCATGAGGTCTATCTGATGGAGGGATTCATGGATGTCATTGCCGCTTATAGGGCTGGGCATGTTAATGCTGTGGCTTCTATGGGGACGGCGTTGACTCCTGAACATGTCAATCGTCTGCGTAAACTCACCAAGAAAATTGTTCTGACCTATGATGGTGATAAGGCTGGGCAAAATGCGATTGCCAAGTCTCTTGAGCTTTTATCGGATTTTCAAGTTGATATTGTTAAAATTCCAGACAATATGGACCCTGATGAATATCTACAGAAAACATCCGAAGAGGCTTTGGGGAAACTTTTGGTCGAGTCCCGCATTTCAGATGTGGAATTTTGGATAGGACAGCTCAAGCCCGCTAATGTAGACAATCTTCAAGCAGAGATTGCCTATGTTGAGCAGATTGCTAAGATTATTGCCAAGTCACCTTCTGTGACAGCACAAAATTCCTACATTTCTAAGGTAGCTGACCTTTTGCCAGACTTTGATTTTTTCCAAGTCGAGCAAGCGGTCAATAACGAACGGTTGACCATGAGGAATCAGCAGACGGCTCAATTATCGGCTGCTAGTAATAGTGCTTATGAGTCTTCAGCGTCAGGACTCAGAGGAACGGTCAAACTACCTTCTACACCTAAGATTACAGGTCTTCGTCGGGCGGAAAATCAACTCTTCCATCGTATGCTTAATCATCCTATGATTTTGAATGACTATCGCATGAGAGAGGAGTTTTTCTTCCAAACACCTGAGTTAGAGGAGCTTTATCATATTCTGAAACAAGATGGTCAGATTGATACCGTAGCTTTGTCTCTACTTTCTCAAGAGATGCAAACAGCCTATTATCAGGTTTTAGAGGAGATTTTACCACCTGAAACTAGTCTTGAAGAAGTTCAGGCTATCGAAGAGCGTAGAAATCATTTTTTGAGGGAACAGGACTTTCGTAAGCAAAGTAAACAAATAAGAGAATCAAGTAACCACGGTGATGTGGATGCAGCGGTGGAAGCCCTGCAGATGCTCATCGCCCAAAAACGAGATATGGAGTAA
- the mscL gene encoding large conductance mechanosensitive channel protein MscL: MIKELKDFLFRGNVLDLAVAVVMGAAFNAIITSLVSDIITPVILNPVVKAANVENLSKLSWNGIAYGNFLSAIINFIIVGTTLFFVVKAANHAVALGKKEEEATEEAAAPSQEELLAEIRDLLANK, encoded by the coding sequence ATGATTAAAGAACTTAAAGATTTTTTATTCAGGGGGAATGTCCTTGATCTTGCTGTAGCCGTTGTTATGGGAGCTGCCTTCAACGCTATCATCACTTCACTTGTAAGTGATATTATCACTCCAGTTATCCTTAACCCAGTTGTTAAGGCTGCTAACGTTGAAAACCTCTCTAAATTATCATGGAACGGTATCGCTTACGGTAACTTCTTGAGTGCAATTATCAACTTCATCATCGTTGGTACTACCCTCTTCTTCGTTGTTAAAGCTGCTAACCACGCTGTAGCTCTTGGTAAAAAAGAAGAAGAAGCTACTGAAGAAGCAGCAGCTCCATCACAAGAAGAATTGCTTGCTGAAATCCGCGATCTTCTTGCAAACAAATAA
- a CDS encoding aminotransferase, with the protein MKLPRFGVEEWLNVHEKSAIYDIAGVSIKALTMEELFDLSGLDKDAFFAQLLKKKMDYGWIEGAPEFKTQVASLYKNMPVDNILQTNGATGATMLALYALIEPEDHVISMYPTYQQLYDIPKSLGADVDLWAVEEDKGWLPDLDQLRRLIRPNTKMICINNANNPTGALMDAAYLEELVAIAKEVDAYIFSDEVYRSFDQPAPSIVDLYEKGIAVNSLSKTYSIPGIRVGWVASNTEVADILRDYRDYTMICAGVFDDMVATLVLENKEAILERNRQIVEENLALMDAWIAKEPKASWIRPASVSTSFVKLDVNRPIEDFALELLQDYGVLVVPGNRFDKESHVRIGYCCDKEVLQKGLEKLSQFLNKC; encoded by the coding sequence ATGAAGCTACCACGTTTTGGTGTTGAAGAATGGCTTAATGTCCATGAAAAATCTGCCATATATGATATCGCAGGAGTTTCAATTAAGGCCCTCACAATGGAAGAATTATTTGACCTGTCAGGCCTTGATAAGGACGCCTTTTTTGCCCAACTGCTAAAGAAAAAGATGGATTACGGCTGGATTGAGGGGGCACCAGAGTTCAAAACTCAGGTGGCTAGTTTATACAAGAACATGCCGGTTGATAATATCCTCCAAACCAACGGGGCAACGGGAGCGACGATGCTAGCCCTTTACGCTCTTATTGAGCCTGAAGACCATGTCATCTCCATGTATCCAACTTATCAGCAGCTCTATGACATTCCTAAGTCACTAGGAGCAGATGTGGATCTCTGGGCGGTTGAAGAGGACAAGGGGTGGTTGCCTGATTTGGACCAACTCCGTCGTCTGATTCGTCCTAATACAAAGATGATCTGTATTAACAATGCCAACAATCCTACCGGTGCCCTTATGGACGCTGCTTACCTCGAGGAGCTAGTGGCTATCGCTAAAGAAGTAGACGCCTATATCTTCTCAGATGAGGTCTATCGCAGTTTTGACCAGCCTGCACCTTCTATTGTGGATTTGTATGAAAAGGGCATTGCCGTCAATAGTCTGTCAAAGACCTATTCCATTCCTGGTATTCGTGTGGGTTGGGTTGCTTCTAACACAGAGGTGGCGGATATTCTGCGTGACTACCGCGACTACACGATGATTTGTGCTGGTGTCTTTGATGATATGGTGGCTACCCTTGTCTTGGAAAATAAAGAAGCCATCCTAGAACGTAATCGTCAGATTGTAGAGGAAAATCTAGCTCTTATGGATGCGTGGATTGCCAAGGAACCTAAGGCGTCATGGATTAGACCTGCTAGTGTTTCCACCTCTTTCGTCAAATTAGATGTGAATCGTCCTATCGAAGATTTTGCTTTAGAGCTTCTTCAGGACTATGGTGTTCTTGTGGTTCCGGGTAACCGTTTTGACAAGGAGTCCCATGTTCGCATCGGTTATTGCTGTGACAAGGAAGTCCTTCAAAAGGGCTTAGAAAAATTGTCGCAATTTCTTAATAAATGTTGA
- a CDS encoding glycosyltransferase family 2 protein gives MKTLAIVVPCYNEEETIHPFLEACQAVERQMANQLAFNYYFVNDGSKDRTLEVLRQVSKQFENVHYLSFSRNFGKEAGLLAGLEAAQGDYVTVMDADLQDPPELLIEMYAKIQEGYDVVGTRRADRKGEPPIRSLFAKAFYWLINKVSDTEMVDGARDFRLMTRQVVDAILELKEVNRFSKGLFSWVGFDVAYVSYENRERVAGETSWSFWSLLSYSLDGFINFSEVPLKLATWAGTFSFLISLVGIIFVIIRKLTIGGSVAGWASLVSIILFIGGIQLLALGIIGHYISKIFLETKKRPVYVIKEKG, from the coding sequence ATGAAAACACTGGCTATCGTTGTTCCTTGTTATAACGAGGAAGAGACTATTCATCCTTTTTTAGAGGCTTGTCAGGCAGTTGAGCGACAAATGGCCAACCAGTTGGCTTTCAACTATTACTTTGTCAATGACGGTTCAAAAGATCGCACCTTAGAAGTTCTTAGACAGGTTTCAAAGCAATTTGAAAATGTTCACTATCTCTCTTTCTCGCGTAATTTTGGGAAGGAAGCAGGTTTACTTGCAGGACTTGAAGCAGCCCAAGGTGACTACGTCACAGTTATGGATGCCGATCTTCAAGATCCCCCTGAACTGCTCATCGAGATGTATGCCAAAATCCAAGAAGGTTACGACGTTGTCGGGACAAGACGTGCAGACCGTAAGGGTGAGCCACCTATTCGTTCACTCTTTGCTAAGGCCTTCTATTGGTTGATTAATAAAGTTTCTGATACTGAAATGGTGGATGGGGCACGTGATTTCCGCTTGATGACTCGTCAAGTCGTTGATGCCATTCTTGAGCTCAAGGAAGTCAATCGCTTTTCAAAAGGCCTCTTTTCTTGGGTCGGCTTTGACGTGGCCTACGTCTCTTATGAAAATCGTGAACGTGTGGCGGGAGAGACTTCATGGTCTTTCTGGAGCCTATTGAGTTACTCACTTGATGGCTTTATCAACTTCTCAGAAGTACCCTTGAAGCTTGCCACATGGGCAGGGACCTTCTCATTCTTGATTTCTTTGGTTGGAATTATTTTCGTCATCATCAGAAAGTTGACCATTGGTGGAAGCGTAGCTGGTTGGGCGAGCCTTGTCTCTATTATCCTCTTTATAGGGGGGATTCAGCTCTTAGCGCTTGGAATCATCGGTCACTACATTTCCAAGATTTTTTTAGAAACCAAGAAACGACCAGTGTATGTTATTAAAGAAAAAGGGTGA
- a CDS encoding metal-sulfur cluster assembly factor — protein sequence MSEVKYTEAEIEKIKDRILEALEMVIDPELGIDIVNLGLIYDIRFQQDGYTEIDMTLTTMGCPLADLLTDQIYDAMKEVPEVTKTEVKLVWTPAWTVEKMSRYARIALGIR from the coding sequence ATGTCTGAAGTAAAATACACTGAAGCAGAAATTGAAAAAATCAAAGACCGTATCTTGGAAGCCTTAGAAATGGTCATTGATCCAGAGTTGGGAATTGATATTGTCAACCTTGGCCTCATTTACGATATCCGTTTCCAGCAAGATGGTTATACTGAAATCGATATGACCTTGACGACTATGGGATGCCCCTTGGCAGACCTTTTGACAGACCAAATTTATGATGCTATGAAAGAAGTGCCAGAAGTCACTAAGACTGAGGTTAAGTTGGTCTGGACACCAGCTTGGACTGTTGAAAAGATGAGTCGTTATGCCCGTATCGCACTAGGTATTCGTTAG